Proteins co-encoded in one Chloroflexota bacterium genomic window:
- a CDS encoding ATP-binding cassette domain-containing protein: protein MILQDYGLLPWATVWENAALGMRLGRFYAHKRNDGPARPYPPPDIPPERVDYWLKRLGIVELRDHYPSQLSGGQRQRTAIARTLVLEPNVLLMDEPFSSLDALTREDLQNLVLELADELQLTMVLVTHNIEEAVFLGQRILVLGRPPITRARVIENAEAGDPGYRGQPAYLARCTELRIALAGE from the coding sequence TTGATCCTGCAGGATTATGGCTTGTTGCCGTGGGCTACCGTATGGGAGAATGCCGCCCTGGGCATGCGCCTGGGGCGGTTCTACGCTCACAAGCGGAATGATGGGCCCGCCCGGCCCTACCCTCCGCCGGACATCCCGCCCGAGCGGGTGGACTACTGGCTGAAGCGGCTGGGCATCGTCGAGCTGCGTGATCACTATCCCAGCCAGCTATCGGGTGGGCAGCGGCAGCGCACTGCCATCGCCCGCACGCTGGTGTTGGAGCCGAACGTGCTGCTCATGGATGAGCCCTTCTCCTCCCTGGACGCGCTCACGCGAGAGGATCTGCAGAACCTGGTCCTGGAGCTGGCCGACGAGCTGCAGCTCACGATGGTCTTGGTGACGCATAACATCGAGGAGGCGGTCTTCCTGGGGCAGCGCATTCTGGTGTTGGGACGGCCTCCCATTACGCGAGCGCGGGTGATCGAGAACGCTGAGGCCGGTGATCCAGGCTACCGCGGCCAGCCCGCTTATCTGGCGAGGTGTACAGAGCTGCGGATAGCGTTGGCGGGGGAGTAG
- the ubiA gene encoding UbiA family prenyltransferase, protein MKRIRLFLEMIKFEHTIFALPFAYLGMVLAARGWPTWHQFVWITIAMAAARTLAMSVNRAVDRHLDARNPRTARRALPRGLLTPAQVWGAAAISLAVFLLAAWQLNDFVLRLAPLAVIALVGYSYTKRFTWLSHWVLGMTDGAAAAGAWAAVRASLSDPIPWLLWAAVTVWIAGFDLIYACQDVEFDREMGLQAVPARFGVATALRWAQICHVLTVALLAAVGWVAGLGWIYWVGLFIVAMLLLYEHSLVKPDDLSRVDVAFFNVNGYISITTFLATLLAVLVRA, encoded by the coding sequence ATGAAACGAATTCGGCTTTTCCTGGAGATGATCAAGTTCGAGCACACCATCTTCGCGCTCCCGTTCGCCTATTTGGGGATGGTGCTGGCTGCGCGCGGCTGGCCCACCTGGCACCAGTTCGTGTGGATCACCATCGCGATGGCGGCCGCGCGTACGTTGGCGATGTCCGTCAACCGGGCGGTCGATCGGCATCTGGACGCGCGCAACCCGCGTACGGCCCGGCGAGCGCTGCCGCGCGGACTGTTGACGCCCGCGCAGGTGTGGGGGGCGGCGGCGATCTCGCTGGCGGTGTTCCTCCTGGCCGCCTGGCAGCTGAACGATTTCGTCCTGCGCCTGGCGCCGCTGGCGGTGATCGCGCTGGTGGGCTACTCGTATACCAAGCGTTTCACGTGGCTGTCGCATTGGGTCCTGGGCATGACCGATGGGGCCGCGGCCGCGGGCGCATGGGCGGCCGTGCGTGCCTCGTTGAGCGACCCGATCCCCTGGCTGCTGTGGGCGGCCGTCACCGTTTGGATCGCCGGATTCGACCTCATCTACGCGTGCCAGGACGTGGAATTCGATCGGGAGATGGGATTGCAGGCTGTGCCCGCTCGCTTCGGCGTGGCGACGGCCCTGCGATGGGCGCAGATCTGCCATGTGCTGACGGTGGCGCTGCTGGCGGCCGTGGGATGGGTGGCCGGACTGGGATGGATCTACTGGGTGGGCCTCTTCATCGTGGCCATGCTGCTGCTCTACGAGCACTCCCTGGTGAAGCCGGATGACCTATCCCGGGTGGACGTGGCGTTTTTCAACGTGAACGGATACATCAGCATCACGACGTTCCTCGCGACGCTGCTGGCCGTGCTCGTGAGGGCGTGA
- a CDS encoding ATP-binding cassette domain-containing protein gives MISVESLTFVYPGRPPLFQDFDWRVEPGERWAVIGPSGCGKTTLLYLIAGLRQPTNGVVRVAGVPVTRGEPVSG, from the coding sequence ATGATCTCCGTTGAGAGCCTGACCTTTGTCTATCCCGGGCGTCCTCCCCTGTTCCAGGACTTTGACTGGCGCGTGGAGCCGGGGGAGCGATGGGCGGTCATCGGGCCGTCCGGCTGCGGGAAGACGACGCTGTTGTACCTGATCGCCGGGTTGCGACAGCCGACGAACGGCGTCGTCCGTGTGGCGGGCGTCCCGGTGACCCGNGGGGAGCCAGTATCGGGTTGA
- a CDS encoding menaquinone biosynthesis decarboxylase, producing the protein MAYRDLRAFIDRLEKAGELVRIQAPVSAHLEITEIVDRVSKGPAERNKALLFERVKGYDIPVLINMLGSPRRMAWALGVEDLNELTDRLSTLIRPELPRGLGQALDRAGEMWGALRAVGLKPNIVRKAPVQDVVLTGERVTLEHLPILQCWPEDGGRYITLPTVISRDPETGIRNVGMYRLQVYDERTLGMHWQLHKGGAEHERKAREMGRDRIPVAVSLGGDPAIVWAGSAPLPPDIDEFLLAGWLRGRPVELVRCVTQPLEVPAHAEIVIEGYVDPEERRPEGPFGDHTGYYTPVDDYPVMHVTAITHRRQPIYPATVVGRPPMEDYWMGKATERLFLPLMKLFLSEIVDINMPAEGVFHNLVLVSIRKRFPGHARKVINGLWGMGLMMLAKCIIVFDQDVDVQNVSEAMFHALNNVDWARDVVIQEGPVDALDHASYRFAFGGKIGIDATAKWPEEGYLREWPKLIEMAEPIRRLVTERWAEYGLADGEETG; encoded by the coding sequence ATGGCTTATCGGGATCTGCGGGCGTTCATCGATCGGCTGGAGAAGGCCGGGGAGCTGGTGCGGATCCAGGCGCCGGTCAGCGCCCACCTGGAGATCACCGAGATCGTGGATCGGGTGAGCAAGGGGCCGGCCGAGCGCAACAAGGCCCTTCTCTTCGAGCGCGTCAAGGGGTACGATATCCCCGTCCTCATCAACATGTTGGGATCACCCCGGCGGATGGCGTGGGCGTTGGGCGTGGAGGACCTGAACGAGCTCACCGACCGGCTCTCCACCCTGATCCGGCCGGAGCTGCCGCGTGGCCTGGGACAGGCGCTGGATCGGGCCGGCGAGATGTGGGGGGCGCTGCGCGCCGTGGGATTGAAGCCGAACATCGTGCGCAAGGCGCCCGTTCAGGACGTCGTTCTCACCGGTGAGCGGGTGACCCTGGAGCATTTGCCCATCCTGCAATGCTGGCCCGAGGATGGCGGGCGCTACATCACCCTGCCGACGGTGATCTCTCGTGATCCGGAGACTGGCATCCGCAATGTGGGCATGTATCGGCTTCAGGTGTACGATGAGCGTACGTTGGGGATGCACTGGCAATTGCACAAGGGAGGAGCCGAGCACGAGCGCAAGGCCCGGGAGATGGGTCGCGACCGCATCCCGGTGGCGGTCAGTTTGGGCGGCGATCCGGCGATCGTCTGGGCGGGCTCGGCGCCGCTGCCGCCGGATATCGATGAGTTCTTGTTGGCTGGGTGGCTGCGCGGCAGGCCGGTGGAGCTGGTACGGTGCGTGACGCAGCCGCTGGAGGTGCCGGCCCACGCGGAGATCGTGATCGAGGGGTATGTGGACCCGGAGGAGCGCCGGCCGGAGGGGCCGTTCGGGGATCATACCGGCTATTACACGCCGGTGGACGACTATCCTGTGATGCACGTCACCGCGATCACGCACCGGCGGCAGCCGATCTACCCGGCCACCGTCGTCGGGCGGCCCCCTATGGAAGACTACTGGATGGGCAAGGCTACGGAGCGGCTGTTTCTGCCGTTGATGAAGCTGTTCCTGAGCGAGATCGTGGATATCAACATGCCGGCCGAGGGGGTCTTCCACAACCTGGTGTTGGTGTCCATCCGCAAACGGTTCCCGGGCCATGCCAGGAAGGTCATCAACGGCCTCTGGGGGATGGGGCTAATGATGCTGGCCAAGTGCATCATCGTCTTCGACCAGGACGTGGATGTGCAGAACGTGAGCGAGGCCATGTTCCATGCCCTCAACAACGTGGACTGGGCGCGGGACGTGGTTATCCAGGAGGGGCCGGTAGACGCCCTGGATCATGCCTCGTATCGGTTTGCTTTCGGCGGCAAGATCGGGATCGACGCCACAGCCAAGTGGCCGGAGGAAGGATACCTTCGTGAATGGCCGAAGCTGATCGAGATGGCGGAGCCCATTCGCAGGCTGGTGACGGAGCGATGGGCGGAGTATGGGTTGGCAGACGGGGAGGAGACCGGGTAG
- a CDS encoding ABC transporter substrate-binding protein: MRKWIAFLLVVLVLVGCAPPATPVAPAEDTHLKMGLLPILDVIPFFVAEQKGYFEEQGIQVELVPVKSAQERDTLMQTGQIDGQLNDLISTALFNKEKPKIKVVYTARRAYPDAPQFRILAAPGTDLKTPADLKGVPIGVSQNTIIEYITQRMLEAEGLTPEEIVFTEVTAIPVRFELLMNGQLQAATLPDPLAQGAIAGGARLIIDDTAHTELSQSVLSFSVEALTQKPNTVRKFLAAWEKAVNEINADPTAYQDLLIEKGRVPKSIQGTYAMPPFPVGQVPTEEQFADVIQWLKDKGLIDRDIPYEDLVDASFLPEK, from the coding sequence ATGAGGAAGTGGATCGCTTTTCTGCTGGTCGTTTTGGTCCTTGTGGGATGCGCCCCGCCGGCTACCCCCGTTGCTCCGGCGGAGGATACGCACCTCAAGATGGGATTGCTGCCCATTCTGGATGTGATCCCGTTCTTCGTCGCGGAGCAGAAGGGGTATTTCGAGGAGCAGGGGATTCAGGTGGAGCTGGTTCCCGTGAAATCGGCTCAGGAGCGGGACACCCTGATGCAGACCGGGCAGATCGATGGGCAACTGAACGATCTGATCTCCACGGCGTTGTTTAACAAGGAGAAGCCCAAGATCAAAGTCGTGTACACGGCCCGGCGTGCTTATCCCGATGCCCCGCAATTCCGCATCCTGGCCGCGCCGGGCACGGATCTCAAAACCCCGGCCGACCTGAAGGGGGTGCCCATCGGCGTGTCGCAGAACACGATCATCGAGTACATCACGCAGCGGATGTTGGAGGCGGAGGGATTGACCCCGGAGGAGATCGTGTTCACCGAGGTGACCGCCATCCCGGTGCGCTTTGAGCTGTTGATGAACGGTCAGTTGCAGGCGGCCACGCTGCCCGATCCTCTGGCACAGGGCGCCATCGCCGGTGGAGCCCGTCTGATCATAGATGATACGGCGCACACCGAGCTGTCCCAGTCCGTCCTCTCCTTCAGCGTGGAGGCGCTTACACAGAAGCCGAACACGGTGCGAAAGTTCCTGGCCGCCTGGGAGAAGGCCGTCAACGAGATCAACGCCGATCCCACGGCGTATCAGGACCTGCTGATCGAGAAGGGGCGGGTGCCGAAGTCCATCCAGGGCACGTATGCCATGCCGCCGTTCCCCGTGGGACAGGTGCCGACGGAGGAGCAGTTCGCCGACGTGATCCAGTGGCTGAAGGACAAGGGGCTGATCGACCGGGATATCCCATATGAGGACCTGGTCGATGCCTCGTTCCTGCCGGAGAAATAG